The Triticum aestivum cultivar Chinese Spring chromosome 7B, IWGSC CS RefSeq v2.1, whole genome shotgun sequence genome window below encodes:
- the LOC123157518 gene encoding aminoacylase-1, whose amino-acid sequence MITVSAPVAPRRHHHQLQSPTPVSAALPTHRHDLPPFLVRGSEGSMWIAPMAGLTKILLPLLLLSVAAAASPSSDAEAVSRFQEYLRIDTAQPTPDYAAAVAFLRDQAAAVGLEARTLEFAAGKPLLLLRWPGRRPSLPSILLNSHTDVVPSEPKKWEHAPLSATLDEASGRIYARGSQDMKCVGMQYLEAIRHLRNAGFVPDRNIYIIFVPDEEIGGHEGVELFVASKEFKELNVGLVLDEGLASPGEEYRVFYAERSPWWLTIKAKGAPGHGAKLYDGSAMENLMKSVEALRRFRTAQFDLVKSGEKAEGDVVSVNFAYLKAGTPTPTGFVMNLQPSEAEVGIDIRIPPSVHTEALEKRLAEEWAPSSRNMTFEFKQKGSVLDKLGKPAMTIADSSNPWWPVFEESVRRAGGKLGKPEIFPASTDARYFREIGIPAFGFSPMANTPVLLHDHNEFLSKDEYLKGIGIYESVIKALATHKDDGIDEESRAEL is encoded by the exons ATGATTACCGTCTCAGCACCAGTGGCTCCCCGCCGTCACCACCACCAACTCCAGAGTCCAACTCCCGTCTCCGCCGCTCTCCCTACTCATCGCCACGACCTCCCACCCTTTCTCGTCAGGGGGAGCGAGGGCTCGATGTGGATCGCTCCCATGGCTGGACTCACCAAgattctcctccctctcctcctcctctccgtcgccGCGGCCGCTTCGCCGTCGTCGGACGCCGAGGCTGTATCCCGGTTCCAGGAGTACCTCCGCATCGACACGGCGCAGCCGACGCCGGACTACGCCGCGGCGGTGGCCTTCCTCCGGGACCAGGCGGCGGCTGTCGGGCTTGAGGCGCGGACGCTGGAGTTCGCCGCCGGCAAGCCCTTGCTGCTGCTCCGGTGGCCCGGGCGGCGGCCGTCGCTTCCTTCTATTCTTCTAAACTCCCACACCGACGTCGTGCCGTCGGAGCCCAAGAAGTGGGAGCACGCGCCTCTTTCTGCCACTCTTGACGAGGCATCCGGTCGCATCTACGCGCGCGGCTCCCAG GACATGAAGTGTGTGGGGATGCAGTATCTTGAAGCCATTCGGCATCTCCGTAATGCGGGCTTTGTCCCAGATCGGAACATATATATTATATTTGTTCCCGATGAGGAGATTGGAGGACATGAGGGTGTTGAGCTATTCGTTGCATCGAAGGAATTCAAGGAGCTGAATGTGGGATTGGTTCTTGATGAGGGGCTTGCATCCCCTGGGGAGGAGTACCGGGTGTTCTATGCAGAGCGTAGTCCTTGGTGGCTTACTATTAAAGCAAAGGGAGCTCCAGGGCATGGTGCAAAGTTGTATGATGGTAGCGCAATGGAGAATTTAATGAAAAGTGTGGAGGCTCTTCGGAGGTTCCGGACAGCTCAGTTTGATTTGGTTAAGTCCGGAGAGAAAGCTGAAGGGGATGTTGTATCGGTGAATTTTGCGTACTTGAAGGCTGGGACACCAACACCCACG GGTTTTGTGATGAATCTACAACCATCTGAAGCAGAGGTAGGAATTGACATTCGAATCCCTCCTAGTGTTCATACTGAAGCACTAGAGAAGCGTCTTGCTGAAGAATGGGCACCTTCTTCACGCAACATGACCTTCGAG TTCAAACAGAAGGGCTCTGTCCTTGACAAGTTAGGGAAACCAGCCATGACAATTGCTGACAGCTCAAACCCATGGTGGCCTGTGTTTGAAGAATCTGTGAGGAGAGCTGGTGGCAAACTTGGCAAGCCGGAGATATTTCCGGCTTCTACTGATGCTCGTTATTTCCGGGAAATTGGGATACCAGCTTTCGGCTTTTCCCCTATGGCGAACACACCAGTACTGCTTCATGATCATAACGAG ttcctgagcaaagATGAGTACCTCAAAGGAATTGGGATATACGAGTCCGTTATAAAGGCGCTGGCCACACACAAAGATGACGGCATCGACGAGGAGTCTAGGGCAGAGCTGTGA